One window of the Natrinema sp. CBA1119 genome contains the following:
- a CDS encoding J domain-containing protein, protein MGESYYEVLEVGSDATRDEIESAYRERVLETHPDHSDDPDAAERFQRVTTAKSVLTDGAERARYDRLGHDAYVGLARGPAGGEPPSGGDHANGAADSSGTDTVGSATDNGGATAAGRRKSGRSSGARTNRRTRSGTDGDGGARAGTHHARQRSNRQRRRKKRRATGDWPFDGDRSHPNGSPNSGSTAGPGDAADADGDGGSGFRYAVHDWDGAVDLEWEGQPIDGTTAVTVGSIAFLYPMLVVASLTPLFSLPVNVTVAACTLLLIGYLLTTPRVAMITFGVWSVLFPAGMVGFSLVDPLSLLGLLALGFAWVPFGYAVALWWALRP, encoded by the coding sequence ATGGGCGAGTCGTACTACGAGGTGCTCGAGGTCGGGTCCGATGCCACTCGAGACGAGATCGAGTCGGCCTACCGAGAGCGCGTCCTCGAGACGCATCCGGATCACTCCGACGACCCCGATGCGGCCGAGCGGTTCCAGCGGGTCACGACAGCGAAGTCGGTGCTCACGGACGGCGCGGAGCGCGCACGCTACGATCGGCTCGGCCACGACGCCTACGTCGGTCTCGCGCGGGGGCCCGCCGGTGGGGAACCCCCGAGCGGCGGCGATCATGCGAACGGGGCAGCCGACTCGAGCGGCACGGACACGGTCGGTTCCGCGACCGACAACGGCGGCGCGACTGCGGCTGGCCGACGGAAATCGGGTCGCTCGAGCGGGGCCAGAACGAACCGGCGGACCCGAAGCGGGACCGACGGCGACGGCGGCGCTCGAGCGGGGACCCATCACGCGCGTCAGCGGAGCAATCGGCAACGCCGACGGAAAAAGCGACGAGCGACGGGCGACTGGCCCTTCGACGGCGACCGATCGCATCCGAACGGGAGTCCGAATTCGGGATCGACGGCGGGTCCCGGGGACGCGGCGGACGCCGACGGCGACGGTGGGAGCGGGTTCCGCTACGCCGTCCACGACTGGGACGGCGCGGTCGATCTCGAGTGGGAGGGGCAACCGATCGATGGAACGACGGCGGTTACGGTGGGATCAATTGCGTTCCTCTACCCGATGCTCGTCGTTGCGAGTCTGACGCCGTTGTTTTCACTGCCGGTGAACGTGACCGTCGCCGCGTGCACGCTCCTGTTGATCGGCTACCTGCTCACGACGCCTCGAGTCGCGATGATAACGTTCGGCGTCTGGAGCGTCCTCTTTCCGGCCGGGATGGTGGGGTTTTCGCTGGTCGATCCGCTCTCCCTTCTCGGCTTGCTGGCGCTCGGATTCGCCTGGGTCCCGTTCGGCTACGCCGTCGCCCTCTGGTGGGCCCTCCGACCCTGA
- a CDS encoding 1,4-dihydroxy-2-naphthoyl-CoA synthase: MVSELFDPEQWESVADLNDEFEDITYHRAIDSGTVRIAFDRPDVRNAFRPGTVDELYDALDHAKRQTDVGCILLTGNGPSSKDGGWAFCSGGDQTIRGEDGYQYEGDEERASEQGRLHILEVQRLIRHIPKVVVCVVPGWAVGGGHSLHVVCDLTLASEEHAKFLQTDPDVASYDAGFGSAYLAKQIGQKKAREVFFLGKTYDAEEAAEMGMVNEAVPHEELEATALEWGERINSKSPTAMRMLKYAFNMTDDGMVGQQVFAGEATRLGYMTDEAAEGRDAFVEGRDPDFDDYPWHY, from the coding sequence ATGGTTTCGGAACTCTTCGACCCCGAGCAGTGGGAGTCGGTCGCGGACCTGAACGACGAGTTCGAGGACATCACGTACCACCGAGCGATCGACTCCGGAACGGTTCGGATCGCGTTCGACCGACCCGACGTCCGCAACGCCTTTCGACCGGGGACTGTCGACGAGCTCTACGACGCCTTAGATCACGCCAAGCGCCAGACGGACGTGGGCTGTATCCTCCTGACCGGCAACGGTCCGTCCTCGAAGGACGGCGGCTGGGCGTTCTGTTCCGGCGGCGACCAGACGATCCGCGGGGAGGACGGCTATCAGTACGAAGGGGACGAGGAACGGGCATCCGAGCAGGGGCGGCTACACATCCTCGAGGTCCAGCGTCTTATCCGCCACATTCCGAAGGTCGTCGTCTGCGTCGTCCCGGGGTGGGCCGTCGGCGGCGGCCACTCGCTGCACGTCGTCTGCGATCTCACGCTCGCGAGCGAGGAACACGCGAAGTTCCTCCAGACCGACCCCGACGTGGCGAGCTACGACGCCGGGTTCGGCTCGGCGTACCTCGCCAAACAGATCGGCCAGAAGAAGGCCCGCGAGGTGTTCTTCCTCGGGAAGACCTACGATGCCGAGGAAGCCGCGGAGATGGGCATGGTCAACGAAGCGGTGCCACACGAGGAACTCGAGGCGACCGCACTCGAGTGGGGCGAGCGCATCAATTCCAAGAGCCCGACGGCGATGCGGATGCTCAAGTACGCCTTTAACATGACCGACGACGGAATGGTCGGCCAGCAGGTCTTCGCGGGCGAGGCCACGCGGCTGGGCTACATGACCGACGAGGCGGCGGAGGGACGGGACGCCTTCGTCGAGGGTCGTGACCCCGATTTCGACGACTACCCGTGGCACTACTGA
- a CDS encoding mandelate racemase/muconate lactonizing enzyme family protein: protein MSQIGDLSLEYRSFSLPLAEPLKTADGTIDSRDGFLVRLVDESSDTDANGTGGGVPPEPAVGYGEATPLQGWTESLEDCERALERAWDALRTGGPSEALETVDRQVAARHALSLALADLQATRESTPLYRYLGQGPMVGRVPVNATIGDGSPAETVSEARRAVDRGFDCCKLKVGIRSVEDDIERVRRVRDAVGPNVELRADANEAWTYEEAESALDAFADLGVSILEQPLPAGALEGHADLRAMSRGVSIALDEGLLEHGVDSICEADAADVVVLKPMALGGIDVARKVAAWLTELDITPLVTTTIDGVVARTGAVHLAAAIPDVPACGLATGELLAADLGRDPVLLEKGSAVVPQAKGLGVSDVWSER, encoded by the coding sequence ATGAGTCAGATCGGCGATCTTTCCCTCGAGTACCGATCGTTCTCGCTCCCCCTCGCCGAGCCGTTGAAGACGGCCGACGGGACGATCGACTCGCGGGACGGATTTCTCGTCCGGTTGGTCGACGAGAGCAGCGATACCGATGCGAACGGAACCGGCGGTGGAGTCCCGCCCGAACCCGCCGTCGGCTACGGCGAAGCCACGCCGCTTCAGGGGTGGACCGAGTCCCTCGAGGACTGCGAACGGGCGCTCGAGCGCGCTTGGGACGCGCTTCGGACGGGCGGGCCGAGCGAGGCGCTCGAGACTGTCGACCGGCAGGTCGCGGCAAGACACGCGCTCTCGCTCGCGCTCGCGGACCTGCAGGCGACGCGCGAGTCGACGCCGCTGTACCGCTATCTCGGCCAAGGTCCGATGGTGGGTCGGGTTCCCGTCAACGCGACGATCGGCGACGGCTCCCCCGCGGAAACGGTGTCCGAAGCACGTCGGGCGGTCGATCGCGGCTTCGATTGCTGCAAGCTGAAGGTGGGGATCCGAAGCGTCGAGGACGATATCGAGCGCGTTCGTCGCGTTCGCGACGCCGTCGGCCCGAATGTCGAACTGCGGGCCGATGCCAACGAGGCGTGGACCTACGAGGAAGCCGAATCGGCGCTCGACGCATTCGCTGATCTGGGGGTTTCGATCCTCGAGCAGCCGCTGCCCGCCGGCGCGCTCGAGGGACACGCCGACCTTCGGGCGATGAGTCGCGGCGTCTCGATCGCACTCGACGAGGGACTGCTCGAGCACGGCGTCGACTCGATTTGTGAGGCCGACGCGGCGGACGTCGTCGTCCTGAAGCCGATGGCACTCGGCGGAATCGACGTCGCCCGGAAGGTCGCGGCCTGGCTGACCGAACTCGATATCACGCCGCTGGTAACGACGACGATCGACGGGGTCGTCGCGCGGACGGGCGCGGTCCACCTCGCGGCGGCGATCCCCGACGTGCCGGCCTGCGGGCTCGCGACCGGCGAACTGCTCGCGGCGGATCTCGGACGGGATCCCGTGTTGCTCGAGAAGGGGTCGGCGGTCGTCCCGCAGGCGAAGGGACTCGGCGTCTCGGACGTCTGGAGTGAGCGATGA
- a CDS encoding class I adenylate-forming enzyme family protein, producing MTPAPVDWPTRDPIAHRAAATPQRTALLDIETDAAWSFREFDRRVDRAASALESTVLERSDAERGDSQRIGVLMDTRPEFATLFFAAMRTGTTVVPLNVRETTGELIGKAERTDITAVVCERATEAAALEIAAETESVDVRSVDEPTDDRTGSLLSSELSDAAETDRELDGRSVEPVPLERDDTQLLMFTSGTSGEPKGVQLTVGNLVASATASAFRLGVLPSDRWLCCLPMYHMGGLAPVLRSALYGTPVVIQREFGGESTARVLEEYDITGVSLVPTMCKRLLEAGWEPADALRFVLLGGAPASSELLERCRTADVPVHPTYGMTETASQIATATPAEIDAHDGTVGQPLLFTDVSVVDETGTTVGPDEEGELVVSGPTVTPGYLDEANTASAFGERGLHTGDVGYRDADGRLWILNRRSDRIVTGGENVDPGAVVAVLRSHPRVADAAVVGLTDEEWGERVAALVVPNPEIDSDGRLERSLLAHCDDRLAGFKRPKTIGFADELPRTASGTVDRDAVRDRLLEDGNDPAESS from the coding sequence ATGACTCCGGCCCCAGTCGACTGGCCGACGCGCGATCCGATCGCCCACCGCGCGGCCGCGACGCCACAGCGGACGGCGCTGCTCGATATCGAGACCGACGCGGCGTGGAGTTTTCGCGAGTTCGATCGTCGCGTCGACCGCGCCGCGTCAGCCCTCGAGTCAACCGTCCTCGAGCGAAGCGACGCGGAGCGAGGCGACTCTCAGAGAATCGGCGTCCTCATGGACACCCGCCCCGAGTTCGCGACCCTCTTTTTCGCCGCGATGCGGACCGGAACGACCGTCGTCCCGCTCAACGTTCGCGAGACGACCGGCGAACTCATTGGGAAAGCCGAGCGGACCGATATCACCGCCGTCGTCTGCGAGCGGGCCACCGAAGCCGCGGCGCTCGAGATCGCGGCCGAAACCGAGTCGGTCGACGTTCGCTCTGTCGACGAACCGACCGACGACCGGACGGGATCGCTGCTCTCGTCCGAGCTGAGCGACGCGGCTGAGACCGACCGCGAGCTCGACGGCCGATCGGTCGAGCCGGTCCCGCTCGAGCGCGACGACACACAACTACTCATGTTCACCTCCGGGACGTCCGGGGAGCCGAAGGGCGTCCAGCTCACGGTCGGCAATCTGGTCGCGAGCGCCACGGCCTCCGCGTTCCGACTCGGTGTGCTGCCGAGCGATCGGTGGCTGTGCTGCCTCCCGATGTACCACATGGGCGGGCTGGCACCGGTCCTCCGGTCGGCGCTGTACGGCACGCCAGTCGTGATCCAGCGAGAGTTCGGCGGGGAATCGACCGCGCGCGTGCTCGAGGAGTACGATATCACGGGCGTCTCGCTTGTCCCGACGATGTGCAAGCGCCTACTCGAGGCCGGCTGGGAACCGGCCGACGCCCTGCGATTCGTCCTGCTCGGCGGCGCACCGGCCTCGAGCGAGTTGCTCGAGCGCTGCCGGACGGCTGACGTTCCGGTGCATCCGACCTACGGGATGACCGAAACGGCCTCCCAGATCGCGACGGCGACGCCCGCCGAAATCGACGCGCACGACGGAACCGTTGGACAGCCGCTGTTGTTCACCGATGTCTCCGTCGTCGACGAGACCGGCACAACGGTCGGGCCCGACGAAGAGGGAGAACTCGTCGTGTCGGGACCGACGGTGACGCCGGGCTATCTCGACGAGGCGAACACCGCGTCCGCGTTCGGCGAGCGCGGATTACACACTGGCGATGTCGGCTATCGCGACGCGGACGGCCGACTGTGGATCCTCAATCGCCGTAGCGACCGGATCGTCACCGGCGGCGAGAACGTCGATCCCGGGGCGGTCGTCGCGGTGCTTCGATCGCATCCCCGCGTCGCCGACGCCGCAGTCGTCGGGCTCACCGACGAAGAGTGGGGCGAACGGGTCGCGGCGCTCGTCGTTCCCAACCCCGAGATCGATTCGGACGGGCGGCTCGAGCGGTCGCTGCTCGCTCACTGTGACGATCGCCTCGCCGGGTTCAAGCGACCGAAGACGATCGGGTTCGCCGACGAACTTCCCCGGACAGCGTCGGGAACCGTCGACCGCGACGCGGTTCGGGATCGGCTGCTCGAGGACGGCAACGACCCGGCCGAGTCGTCGTGA
- a CDS encoding BCCT family transporter, translating to MNTGKLLGLEDASRAERALFFVTMGVMLSLGGFGFLRPSLLSSVLTGAKGWILTYFGWWFILLGFVLLIAVFAFTVSRYGRLRIGGPDAEPEFGLFSWLSMVFTVGFGASVLIWGVAEPVSIVQHPPPDPAPVQGASVESMALAFMFIHEVFPGLAMWYLPVAIAFGIVVYTDGVGEYKISSMLTGVVDKDRIPGLYWLVDLAALIATIGGISTTLGFSAQTMSAILSRVFGLDATVLTYAVFALIGAVFLADVWLGLRKGIRNAARATVVLIGVAMAVLVVVGPTLYMLELSLDATGVWLSDMFRLTLYTAPGAEGNWAANWTGFWWAWWAAWSIFVGSFVARVSKGRTIREMFAVLVVVPTVFTWIQHGLIGGWVLAPGYQEPVAEAMASAGNPAAIARALEITPFGTVLAVLFVLIIAGYIITSLDSAVFMISAITLGDENPNPRNRAWWGALLALFGMMSLRLEEFSAIESLSVTMALPFSLFLLLILYGSYVVARDYVRDDERERLGPQTVRRQRTTRSVTDDD from the coding sequence ATGAACACGGGGAAACTTCTCGGCCTCGAGGACGCGTCGCGGGCGGAGCGGGCCCTCTTTTTCGTGACGATGGGCGTGATGCTCTCGCTCGGCGGGTTCGGCTTTCTCCGGCCGTCGCTGCTGAGCAGCGTTCTCACCGGTGCGAAGGGATGGATACTCACCTACTTCGGCTGGTGGTTCATCCTCCTCGGGTTCGTTCTACTCATTGCTGTCTTCGCCTTCACAGTCTCGCGATACGGTCGGCTCCGTATCGGCGGCCCCGACGCCGAACCGGAGTTCGGCCTCTTTTCGTGGCTATCGATGGTGTTCACCGTCGGGTTCGGTGCCTCGGTTCTCATCTGGGGCGTCGCGGAACCGGTGTCGATCGTCCAGCATCCGCCGCCGGATCCCGCCCCCGTCCAGGGCGCGTCGGTCGAGTCGATGGCGCTGGCCTTCATGTTCATTCACGAGGTGTTCCCGGGGCTGGCGATGTGGTATCTCCCCGTCGCGATCGCCTTCGGGATCGTGGTCTACACGGACGGCGTCGGCGAGTACAAGATCAGTTCGATGCTCACCGGTGTCGTCGACAAAGATCGCATCCCCGGGCTCTACTGGCTGGTCGATCTGGCGGCGCTCATCGCCACGATCGGCGGCATCTCGACGACGCTCGGCTTCAGCGCACAGACGATGTCGGCGATCCTCAGCCGCGTGTTCGGACTCGACGCGACGGTCCTGACCTACGCGGTGTTCGCGCTGATCGGCGCCGTCTTCCTCGCTGACGTCTGGCTCGGCCTCCGAAAAGGGATCCGCAACGCGGCTCGAGCGACGGTGGTGCTCATCGGCGTCGCGATGGCCGTGCTCGTGGTGGTCGGACCGACGCTCTACATGCTCGAACTGAGCCTGGACGCGACGGGCGTCTGGCTCAGCGATATGTTCCGGCTGACGCTGTACACCGCGCCGGGAGCCGAGGGCAACTGGGCGGCCAACTGGACCGGCTTCTGGTGGGCCTGGTGGGCCGCCTGGAGCATCTTCGTCGGCAGTTTCGTCGCCCGCGTCTCGAAGGGGCGGACCATCCGGGAGATGTTCGCCGTGCTCGTCGTCGTCCCGACGGTCTTCACGTGGATCCAGCACGGCCTCATCGGTGGCTGGGTGCTCGCGCCGGGCTATCAGGAACCGGTCGCCGAAGCGATGGCCTCGGCGGGCAATCCCGCAGCCATCGCGAGAGCGCTCGAGATCACGCCGTTCGGCACGGTGCTCGCGGTGCTGTTCGTCCTCATCATCGCCGGCTACATCATCACGTCGCTCGACTCGGCGGTGTTCATGATCTCGGCCATTACGCTGGGCGACGAGAACCCCAACCCGCGAAACCGCGCGTGGTGGGGCGCGCTGCTCGCGCTCTTCGGGATGATGTCACTCCGACTCGAGGAGTTCAGCGCCATCGAGTCGCTCTCGGTGACCATGGCGCTCCCGTTCTCGCTGTTCCTGTTGCTCATCCTGTATGGCAGTTACGTCGTGGCCCGGGACTACGTCCGGGACGACGAGCGGGAACGATTGGGTCCCCAGACGGTCCGCCGGCAGCGGACTACCCGCAGCGTGACTGACGACGATTGA
- a CDS encoding NRDE family protein has protein sequence MCTLTLAWQVFDDAPVAVAANRDEALEREALPPAVYSEEPLIVAPSDAEAGGTWIGYNEYGVFVGITNKWTDADLAGERSRGLLVADVLEARSAADAKSIVEAATDADEYDGFYLVVADAADAFCYEWDGALSLTEFEPGIHVVVNVAIDDAVDVPSIRPSAGRAQAANAKSVREALAAESGETAAAWLERAGDVLGDHEFGVCIHRNGFGTRSSSLIALGPETARYAFAPGPPCRTSYNDVSVRTSDDATDPEHGGHETDEDSALEGEGHI, from the coding sequence GTGTGTACGCTCACGCTCGCCTGGCAGGTCTTCGACGACGCGCCGGTCGCTGTCGCCGCGAACCGTGACGAGGCGCTCGAGCGCGAGGCGCTGCCGCCCGCCGTCTACAGTGAGGAGCCGCTGATCGTCGCGCCGAGCGACGCCGAGGCCGGTGGCACCTGGATCGGCTACAACGAGTACGGCGTCTTCGTCGGTATCACGAACAAGTGGACCGACGCCGATCTCGCCGGCGAGCGCTCTCGGGGATTGCTCGTCGCCGACGTACTCGAGGCACGCTCCGCCGCGGATGCGAAATCGATCGTCGAAGCGGCGACCGACGCCGACGAGTACGACGGCTTCTACCTCGTCGTGGCCGACGCGGCGGACGCGTTCTGTTACGAGTGGGACGGCGCGCTCTCCCTGACCGAGTTCGAGCCGGGGATTCACGTCGTCGTCAACGTCGCCATCGACGACGCGGTCGACGTCCCGTCGATCCGTCCGTCTGCAGGTCGAGCGCAAGCAGCGAACGCGAAATCAGTGCGAGAGGCGCTCGCGGCCGAGTCCGGAGAGACCGCTGCGGCGTGGCTCGAGCGGGCGGGTGACGTGCTCGGCGACCACGAGTTCGGCGTCTGCATCCACCGAAATGGGTTCGGGACGCGATCGTCGTCGCTGATCGCGCTCGGTCCGGAGACGGCGCGATACGCCTTCGCACCGGGGCCGCCGTGTCGAACGAGCTACAACGACGTATCCGTCAGAACCAGCGACGATGCGACCGATCCCGAACACG